The following proteins come from a genomic window of Phycodurus eques isolate BA_2022a chromosome 9, UOR_Pequ_1.1, whole genome shotgun sequence:
- the g3bp1 gene encoding ras GTPase-activating protein-binding protein 1 isoform X3, translating to MALSFRDCHTKIRHVDAHATLNEGVVVQVMGELSNNMQPMRKFMQTFVLAPDGTVTNKFYVHNDVFRYQDEVFADSDSEPPEESDDEVEELEERVASPGVMADESVPAFYQPASIPESSHPADEDEAGATASPEPEPEVEKEAEVVAAVEVKAAATPETQSDAHTHSVNEQPDKNAATEPAEIATAAPEENRPFSWASVTSKNLPPSGAIPVSGISPHVVKAPPAAPARVDVKSESQSASQRPPQRDPRPREQRPGAPPPVYRGRPGTLETESDVLPSGRQCADFVVLFPVHEGEQGEVEVRRTVRYPDAHQLFVGNVPHDVDKSELKEFFEQYGTVLELRINSGGKLPNFGFVVFDNSEPVQKILNSRPIKLRGEVRLNVEEKKTRLAREGERRDVRPRGPGGPGGPRERVGGGPRGPPGVSRGGAAQKPSFGSGRGAAPGEGRYSAQRP from the exons ATGGCACTGAGCTTCCGCGACTGCCACACGAAGATCCGCCACGTGGACGCGCACGCCACCCTGAACGAGGGCGTGGTGGTGCAGGTCATGGGCGAGCTCTCCAACAACATGCAGCCCATGAGGAAGTTCATGCAGACCTTCGTGCTCGCCCCGGAC GGTACAGTGACCAACAAGTTTTACGTCCACAACGACGTCTTTCGCTACCAGGATGAAGTCTTTGCTGATTCGGACTCGGAACCACCCGAAG agtCAGATGACGAggtggaggagctggaggagcgaGTTGCCTCTCCGGGCGTCATGGCCGACGAGTCCGTACCTGCTTTTTACCAACCTGCATCCAT TCCTGAATCATCCCACCCCGCTGACGAGGACGAAGCGGGAGCTACGGCCAGTCCGGAGCCAGAACCCGAAGTGGAGAAGGAAGCGGAGGTTGTCGCCGCGGTGGAGGTGAAGGCCGCCGCTACGCCAGAGACGCAAAgtgacgcgcacacacactcggtCAATGAGCAGCCAGACAAGAACGCCGCCACAGAACCTGCTGAAATTGCAACCGCTGCACCGGAAGAGAACAGG CCGTTCTCGTGGGCGTCTGTGACCAGTAAGAACCTCCCGCCCAGCGGGGCCATCCCCGTGTCAGGAATCTCGCCACACGTCGTCAAAGCCCCCCCCGCGGCACCG GCGCGCGTCGACGTCAAGTCTGAGTCTCAGTCGGCGTCGCAGAGACCTCCGCAGCGGGACCCCCGACCCCGAGAGCAGCGACCGGGCGCCCCCCCCCCAGTGTACAGAGGACGCCCCGGTACGCTCGAAACAGAAAGTGACGTCCTCCCGAGCGGACGGCAGTGTGccgattttgttgttttgtttccagttcaCGAGGGCGAGCAGGGCGAGGTGGAAGTCCGACGGACGGTGCGTTACCCCGACGCCCATCAGCTGTTTGTCGGCAACGTACCGCACGACGTGGACAAGAGCGAGCTCAAGGAGTTCTTTGAGC AGTACGGGACGGTTCTGGAGCTGCGGATCAACAGCGGAGGAAAACTTCCCAACTTCGGCTTCGTGGTGTTTGACAACTCCGAGCCGGTCCAGAAGATCCTCAACAGTCGA CCCATCAAGCTCCGCGGCGAGGTGCGTCTGAACGTCGAGGAGAAGAAGACGCGCTTGGCCCGGGAAGGCGAGCGGCGGGACGTGCGGCCTCGCGGGCCGGGAGGACCCGGAGGTCCCCGGGAGCGCGTCGGCGGCGGTCCCAGGGGCCCTCCCGGCGTGTCCCGCGGGGGAGCCGCCCAGAAGCCCAGCTTCGGTTCCGGGCGCGGCGCGGCACCCGGCGAGGGGCGCTACTCGGCGCAGCGCCCGTGA
- the g3bp1 gene encoding ras GTPase-activating protein-binding protein 1 isoform X1 produces MVMEKPSAQLVGREFVRQYYTLLNKAPDYLHRFYGKNSSYVHGGLDTSGKPLEAVYGQSDIHKRVMALSFRDCHTKIRHVDAHATLNEGVVVQVMGELSNNMQPMRKFMQTFVLAPDGTVTNKFYVHNDVFRYQDEVFADSDSEPPEESDDEVEELEERVASPGVMADESVPAFYQPASIPESSHPADEDEAGATASPEPEPEVEKEAEVVAAVEVKAAATPETQSDAHTHSVNEQPDKNAATEPAEIATAAPEENRPFSWASVTSKNLPPSGAIPVSGISPHVVKAPPAAPARVDVKSESQSASQRPPQRDPRPREQRPGAPPPVYRGRPGTLETESDVLPSGRQCADFVVLFPVHEGEQGEVEVRRTVRYPDAHQLFVGNVPHDVDKSELKEFFEQYGTVLELRINSGGKLPNFGFVVFDNSEPVQKILNSRPIKLRGEVRLNVEEKKTRLAREGERRDVRPRGPGGPGGPRERVGGGPRGPPGVSRGGAAQKPSFGSGRGAAPGEGRYSAQRP; encoded by the exons atggtgATGGAGAAGCCAAGTGCCCAGCTGGTCGGGCGAGAGTTTGTCCGACAGTACTACACGCTGCTCAACAAGGCCCCCGACTACCTGCACAG GTTCTACGGGAAGAACTCATCTTACGTCCACGGGGGGCTGGACACGAGCGGCAAGCCCCTGGAGGCCGTATACGGACAGTCG GACATCCACAAGCGTGTGATGGCACTGAGCTTCCGCGACTGCCACACGAAGATCCGCCACGTGGACGCGCACGCCACCCTGAACGAGGGCGTGGTGGTGCAGGTCATGGGCGAGCTCTCCAACAACATGCAGCCCATGAGGAAGTTCATGCAGACCTTCGTGCTCGCCCCGGAC GGTACAGTGACCAACAAGTTTTACGTCCACAACGACGTCTTTCGCTACCAGGATGAAGTCTTTGCTGATTCGGACTCGGAACCACCCGAAG agtCAGATGACGAggtggaggagctggaggagcgaGTTGCCTCTCCGGGCGTCATGGCCGACGAGTCCGTACCTGCTTTTTACCAACCTGCATCCAT TCCTGAATCATCCCACCCCGCTGACGAGGACGAAGCGGGAGCTACGGCCAGTCCGGAGCCAGAACCCGAAGTGGAGAAGGAAGCGGAGGTTGTCGCCGCGGTGGAGGTGAAGGCCGCCGCTACGCCAGAGACGCAAAgtgacgcgcacacacactcggtCAATGAGCAGCCAGACAAGAACGCCGCCACAGAACCTGCTGAAATTGCAACCGCTGCACCGGAAGAGAACAGG CCGTTCTCGTGGGCGTCTGTGACCAGTAAGAACCTCCCGCCCAGCGGGGCCATCCCCGTGTCAGGAATCTCGCCACACGTCGTCAAAGCCCCCCCCGCGGCACCG GCGCGCGTCGACGTCAAGTCTGAGTCTCAGTCGGCGTCGCAGAGACCTCCGCAGCGGGACCCCCGACCCCGAGAGCAGCGACCGGGCGCCCCCCCCCCAGTGTACAGAGGACGCCCCGGTACGCTCGAAACAGAAAGTGACGTCCTCCCGAGCGGACGGCAGTGTGccgattttgttgttttgtttccagttcaCGAGGGCGAGCAGGGCGAGGTGGAAGTCCGACGGACGGTGCGTTACCCCGACGCCCATCAGCTGTTTGTCGGCAACGTACCGCACGACGTGGACAAGAGCGAGCTCAAGGAGTTCTTTGAGC AGTACGGGACGGTTCTGGAGCTGCGGATCAACAGCGGAGGAAAACTTCCCAACTTCGGCTTCGTGGTGTTTGACAACTCCGAGCCGGTCCAGAAGATCCTCAACAGTCGA CCCATCAAGCTCCGCGGCGAGGTGCGTCTGAACGTCGAGGAGAAGAAGACGCGCTTGGCCCGGGAAGGCGAGCGGCGGGACGTGCGGCCTCGCGGGCCGGGAGGACCCGGAGGTCCCCGGGAGCGCGTCGGCGGCGGTCCCAGGGGCCCTCCCGGCGTGTCCCGCGGGGGAGCCGCCCAGAAGCCCAGCTTCGGTTCCGGGCGCGGCGCGGCACCCGGCGAGGGGCGCTACTCGGCGCAGCGCCCGTGA
- the g3bp1 gene encoding ras GTPase-activating protein-binding protein 1 isoform X2 produces MVMEKPSAQLVGREFVRQYYTLLNKAPDYLHRFYGKNSSYVHGGLDTSGKPLEAVYGQSDIHKRVMALSFRDCHTKIRHVDAHATLNEGVVVQVMGELSNNMQPMRKFMQTFVLAPDGTVTNKFYVHNDVFRYQDEVFADSDSEPPEESDDEVEELEERVASPGVMADESVPAFYQPASIPESSHPADEDEAGATASPEPEPEVEKEAEVVAAVEVKAAATPETQSDAHTHSVNEQPDKNAATEPAEIATAAPEENRPFSWASVTSKNLPPSGAIPVSGISPHVVKAPPAAPARVDVKSESQSASQRPPQRDPRPREQRPGAPPPVYRGRPVHEGEQGEVEVRRTVRYPDAHQLFVGNVPHDVDKSELKEFFEQYGTVLELRINSGGKLPNFGFVVFDNSEPVQKILNSRPIKLRGEVRLNVEEKKTRLAREGERRDVRPRGPGGPGGPRERVGGGPRGPPGVSRGGAAQKPSFGSGRGAAPGEGRYSAQRP; encoded by the exons atggtgATGGAGAAGCCAAGTGCCCAGCTGGTCGGGCGAGAGTTTGTCCGACAGTACTACACGCTGCTCAACAAGGCCCCCGACTACCTGCACAG GTTCTACGGGAAGAACTCATCTTACGTCCACGGGGGGCTGGACACGAGCGGCAAGCCCCTGGAGGCCGTATACGGACAGTCG GACATCCACAAGCGTGTGATGGCACTGAGCTTCCGCGACTGCCACACGAAGATCCGCCACGTGGACGCGCACGCCACCCTGAACGAGGGCGTGGTGGTGCAGGTCATGGGCGAGCTCTCCAACAACATGCAGCCCATGAGGAAGTTCATGCAGACCTTCGTGCTCGCCCCGGAC GGTACAGTGACCAACAAGTTTTACGTCCACAACGACGTCTTTCGCTACCAGGATGAAGTCTTTGCTGATTCGGACTCGGAACCACCCGAAG agtCAGATGACGAggtggaggagctggaggagcgaGTTGCCTCTCCGGGCGTCATGGCCGACGAGTCCGTACCTGCTTTTTACCAACCTGCATCCAT TCCTGAATCATCCCACCCCGCTGACGAGGACGAAGCGGGAGCTACGGCCAGTCCGGAGCCAGAACCCGAAGTGGAGAAGGAAGCGGAGGTTGTCGCCGCGGTGGAGGTGAAGGCCGCCGCTACGCCAGAGACGCAAAgtgacgcgcacacacactcggtCAATGAGCAGCCAGACAAGAACGCCGCCACAGAACCTGCTGAAATTGCAACCGCTGCACCGGAAGAGAACAGG CCGTTCTCGTGGGCGTCTGTGACCAGTAAGAACCTCCCGCCCAGCGGGGCCATCCCCGTGTCAGGAATCTCGCCACACGTCGTCAAAGCCCCCCCCGCGGCACCG GCGCGCGTCGACGTCAAGTCTGAGTCTCAGTCGGCGTCGCAGAGACCTCCGCAGCGGGACCCCCGACCCCGAGAGCAGCGACCGGGCGCCCCCCCCCCAGTGTACAGAGGACGCCCCG ttcaCGAGGGCGAGCAGGGCGAGGTGGAAGTCCGACGGACGGTGCGTTACCCCGACGCCCATCAGCTGTTTGTCGGCAACGTACCGCACGACGTGGACAAGAGCGAGCTCAAGGAGTTCTTTGAGC AGTACGGGACGGTTCTGGAGCTGCGGATCAACAGCGGAGGAAAACTTCCCAACTTCGGCTTCGTGGTGTTTGACAACTCCGAGCCGGTCCAGAAGATCCTCAACAGTCGA CCCATCAAGCTCCGCGGCGAGGTGCGTCTGAACGTCGAGGAGAAGAAGACGCGCTTGGCCCGGGAAGGCGAGCGGCGGGACGTGCGGCCTCGCGGGCCGGGAGGACCCGGAGGTCCCCGGGAGCGCGTCGGCGGCGGTCCCAGGGGCCCTCCCGGCGTGTCCCGCGGGGGAGCCGCCCAGAAGCCCAGCTTCGGTTCCGGGCGCGGCGCGGCACCCGGCGAGGGGCGCTACTCGGCGCAGCGCCCGTGA